In Halosimplex halophilum, the genomic stretch CCGCGTCGCTCGCGCCCCCGTTCCCCAGCGGGGGCGACTCGCTCGCCTCGCCTGTCGGCGTCGCCGCGGGCTCGTCGCGGGCGTCGGCCGTCTTCGCACCGAGCGCCCCGACGCCCGCGACGAGGACGATGCCCAGCAACGCCAGCGCCAGGACCCGTCGCACACGCCCCCTGTGAACCCCCTCCGTAAAAATAGTTGTTCATGCGAGATGAACGCGTCGGCGACACGTTCGCCTGTCCTGACCGTCCGATGCACCTCCTAACAGACGGGCTTCGGGTTGACGCCCAGGGACTCCAGCGTCTCGAAGTAGTCCTCGTAGTCGGCCTCGATGGCGGCGGTGGCCGCGGCGACCGCCTCGTCGGGGTCGTCGGCCTCGTCGGCGAGCAGGTCGCTCGCCCGCTCGACGTACTCGTCGTAGTCGTCGCCGAACGAGCGGAACGTGCTCGCCGTCCGCGGGCTGGCCTGGCCGACGAAGTAGCCGACGATCTGGTCGGCGTTGTTGCCCGCCGCGAGCGCCCAGCCGACGAACGCGGCCAGCCGCTCGGCGGTCCCGGTGACGGTCCCGAGGTGGGCGACGACCGCCGGAGACTCGCCGGGTTCGTACTCGCCGCGCTCGCCGGCCGCGGCCTCGGCGTGGTCGCGTTCGGTCGCCGCGGCGTCGGCGAACAGCTCGCTCACGTCGCCCGATTCCTCGTCGGCCCAGGCGTCGAAGCGCTCCGCCGCGAAGTGCGCGCGGTCGGCCGCGGCCCCCAGCACCGCGTCGTCGTCCATCTCGCCCTCGGTGTCCGCGTACAGCGCCTTCGACGACCCGAGCCGCGACAGCGGCGTCGCCGCCTCCTCGCGGACCGTCTCGACGAACTCCTGTGGATCCATGTCTCAAGGCTGTGCGGGCGGCGGCTTGTAACCATCGTCTCCCGCCGCGAGTGGACGGATCCGCTCCGGTCGGACCCGAAAGCACTTGTCCCGGACTCGCCGATCACGACCGATGCCCTCCCCGT encodes the following:
- a CDS encoding rubrerythrin family protein, with the protein product MDPQEFVETVREEAATPLSRLGSSKALYADTEGEMDDDAVLGAAADRAHFAAERFDAWADEESGDVSELFADAAATERDHAEAAAGERGEYEPGESPAVVAHLGTVTGTAERLAAFVGWALAAGNNADQIVGYFVGQASPRTASTFRSFGDDYDEYVERASDLLADEADDPDEAVAAATAAIEADYEDYFETLESLGVNPKPVC